A genomic segment from Streptomyces sp. NBC_00459 encodes:
- a CDS encoding FAD-dependent oxidoreductase — protein MNNNTNNTNNVNDVNATALPARTEVAVVGAGPAGLALAVTLAAAGIDFVVLDKLAEGANTSRAAVVHARTLEVLDELGASEELIARGIQVTRFGVRDGSRRLLTVPFDGLPTAHPYALMVPQDETESVLLDRLRALGGAVHRPYEVVSVVQDADGVTLTMSTGETLRAAYAVGADGMHSTVREAAGIGFTGSTYEESFVLADVVMDWAPGPAEVSLTFATHGLAVVAPLPGGHYRVVATVDDAPPTPDLAFVQRLLDERAPGQAEVTGLAWSSRFRVHHRVADHYRAGRLFLAGDAAHVHSPAGGQGMNTGIQDGHALGRAFATGELDGYEARRRPVAQRVVAFTHRMTRMATTRNPVMRRARNIALPLLGRTPMPRKLATELAELNYR, from the coding sequence ATGAACAACAACACGAACAACACGAACAACGTGAATGACGTGAACGCCACCGCACTGCCCGCCCGCACCGAGGTCGCCGTCGTGGGCGCCGGTCCGGCCGGACTCGCGCTCGCCGTCACGCTCGCCGCCGCCGGTATCGACTTCGTCGTCCTGGACAAGCTGGCGGAGGGCGCCAACACCTCGCGCGCCGCCGTCGTACACGCCCGCACCCTGGAGGTCCTCGACGAGCTGGGAGCCTCCGAGGAACTGATCGCCCGCGGCATCCAGGTCACCCGCTTCGGCGTCCGCGACGGCTCCCGGCGTCTGCTGACCGTGCCGTTCGACGGGCTGCCCACAGCCCACCCGTACGCCCTGATGGTTCCCCAGGACGAGACCGAGAGCGTGCTGCTGGACCGGCTGCGGGCGCTCGGCGGTGCCGTGCACCGCCCGTACGAGGTCGTGTCCGTCGTCCAGGACGCCGACGGCGTGACGCTCACCATGAGCACCGGGGAAACCCTGCGCGCCGCATACGCCGTCGGCGCCGACGGCATGCACAGCACCGTCCGTGAAGCCGCCGGCATCGGCTTCACCGGCAGCACCTACGAGGAGTCCTTCGTGCTCGCCGACGTGGTGATGGACTGGGCGCCCGGCCCTGCCGAGGTGTCGCTCACCTTCGCCACCCACGGTCTCGCCGTCGTCGCGCCGCTCCCCGGTGGCCACTACCGGGTCGTCGCCACCGTGGACGACGCCCCGCCCACCCCCGACCTGGCCTTCGTCCAACGGCTGCTCGACGAGCGTGCCCCCGGCCAGGCCGAGGTCACCGGACTCGCCTGGTCCTCACGGTTCCGGGTGCACCACCGGGTCGCCGACCACTACCGGGCCGGCCGTCTGTTCCTGGCGGGCGACGCCGCGCATGTGCACAGCCCCGCCGGCGGCCAGGGCATGAACACCGGCATCCAGGACGGCCACGCCCTCGGCCGGGCGTTCGCCACAGGGGAACTCGACGGCTACGAGGCCCGGCGCCGCCCCGTCGCCCAGCGTGTCGTCGCCTTCACCCACCGGATGACCCGTATGGCCACCACCCGCAACCCCGTGATGCGCCGAGCGCGTAACATCGCGCTTCCCCTGCTGGGCCGCACGCCCATGCCGAGGAAGCTCGCGACCGAGCTGGCGGAACTCAACTACCGCTGA
- a CDS encoding TetR/AcrR family transcriptional regulator, whose amino-acid sequence MSQHTEPTSTDTSTDTGSADKRSDRTKAAILRAARERFAAQGYERTTIRGVAADADIDPSMVMRYFGNKAQLFDTALAIDLRLPDLTGVAADELARVLVRHFLDRWEGDPADEALLVLLRSAVTNEHAAARMHEIFATQVAPTLAAALGPETARRRAGLVSAQLLGLGLSRYLLRLPAVTALTREEIEDGLAPAIEAVLH is encoded by the coding sequence ATGAGTCAGCACACCGAGCCCACCAGCACGGACACCAGCACGGACACCGGCAGCGCCGACAAACGCTCCGACCGCACCAAGGCAGCGATCCTGCGCGCGGCACGCGAACGGTTCGCGGCCCAGGGCTACGAGCGCACCACCATCCGGGGTGTGGCCGCCGACGCCGACATCGACCCCTCGATGGTCATGCGGTACTTCGGCAACAAGGCGCAGCTCTTCGACACGGCGCTCGCCATCGACCTGCGTCTGCCGGACCTCACCGGCGTCGCTGCGGACGAACTGGCACGGGTGCTGGTACGTCACTTCCTCGACCGCTGGGAAGGCGACCCGGCCGACGAGGCGCTGCTCGTCCTGCTCCGCTCGGCGGTCACCAACGAGCACGCCGCGGCGCGGATGCACGAGATCTTCGCGACCCAGGTCGCCCCGACGCTGGCCGCAGCCCTGGGCCCGGAAACCGCCAGACGCCGGGCCGGCCTCGTCTCCGCCCAGCTCCTCGGCCTGGGGCTGTCCCGCTACCTGCTGCGCCTTCCGGCGGTGACCGCCCTCACCCGGGAAGAGATCGAGGACGGCCTCGCACCGGCCATCGAGGCCGTCCTTCATTGA
- a CDS encoding AI-2E family transporter: MNSRTGVPGRVGASRNRQQGRRGPRIHRTRTTVRTTGVLKNTPVRDVGHTPTPLLSGPARRIAAGSVLLLLVSGVITVGVWFCITFQTAVTPVLLALLLSALLGPFYRRLVRMKFNKSLAAGLTCAAVILVMGGAAYIVVNALLDTGDQIVGSLRDAAKDLSERFDVVGTALDELATNAQDLLSKFGGTAVSGVLSGVSLLTEMIATGTLAILLLFFFLRDSDRAVASLHSLAPRGSGATLEVMARRAFQAIEGFMLGTTIVAFIDAVCITVGLLILQVPGAIGLGALVFIGAYIPYLGAFLSGAVAVLVSFADGGLTTALWVLGVVTLVQLLEGNVFQPMIQSRTLQMHPAVILLALTAGAALAGILGMLLAVPLTAAAFGVLSEMRGRYEEGVSGVNGGAEATR, translated from the coding sequence ATGAACAGCCGTACGGGAGTCCCTGGGCGAGTCGGTGCGAGCCGGAACAGACAGCAGGGGCGACGCGGCCCGCGGATACACCGGACGCGTACGACCGTACGCACCACCGGTGTGCTCAAGAACACGCCGGTGCGTGACGTCGGGCATACCCCCACCCCCTTGCTGTCGGGTCCCGCCCGGCGCATCGCCGCCGGAAGCGTGTTGCTGCTTCTGGTGAGTGGCGTGATCACCGTGGGCGTCTGGTTCTGCATCACCTTCCAGACCGCCGTCACGCCGGTGCTGCTCGCTCTGCTCCTCTCCGCCCTGCTCGGCCCGTTCTACCGGCGGCTGGTCAGGATGAAGTTCAACAAGTCGCTCGCCGCCGGGCTGACCTGCGCCGCCGTGATCCTGGTCATGGGCGGGGCCGCGTACATCGTGGTGAACGCCCTGCTCGACACCGGTGACCAGATCGTCGGCTCGCTGCGGGACGCGGCGAAGGACCTCAGCGAGCGGTTCGATGTGGTCGGCACCGCCCTGGACGAACTCGCCACGAACGCCCAGGACCTGCTGTCCAAGTTCGGCGGTACCGCGGTCTCCGGTGTGCTGAGCGGCGTCAGCCTGCTCACCGAGATGATCGCCACCGGAACGCTCGCGATCCTGCTCCTCTTCTTCTTCCTCCGCGATTCCGACCGGGCCGTCGCCTCACTGCACTCGCTGGCGCCCCGAGGCTCCGGCGCGACCCTGGAGGTCATGGCCCGCCGCGCCTTCCAGGCGATCGAGGGCTTCATGCTGGGCACGACGATCGTCGCGTTCATCGACGCCGTCTGCATCACCGTCGGCCTGCTGATCCTCCAGGTGCCGGGCGCCATCGGGCTGGGGGCGCTGGTGTTCATCGGCGCGTACATCCCGTATCTGGGCGCTTTCCTGTCGGGCGCGGTGGCGGTCCTCGTCTCCTTCGCGGACGGCGGACTCACCACCGCGCTGTGGGTCCTCGGTGTCGTCACCCTCGTCCAGCTCCTGGAGGGGAACGTGTTCCAGCCGATGATCCAGAGCCGTACGCTCCAGATGCACCCGGCGGTCATCCTCCTCGCCCTCACCGCAGGCGCAGCCCTCGCGGGGATCCTCGGAATGCTCCTCGCCGTACCACTGACGGCGGCGGCGTTCGGCGTGCTCTCGGAAATGCGGGGGCGGTACGAGGAAGGGGTGAGCGGGGTGAACGGGGGCGCCGAGGCGACGCGCTGA
- a CDS encoding acyltransferase family protein — protein sequence MSTPTDRSTTVDAVDAVDALDASMERSAQTLPAPTAEPRRRSGGGRGFPSALRGGGRVAGLDGLRTVAVVLVIVYHVKPDLVPGGSVGVDVFFTLSGFVITRLLIAEYARTGGIRLRSFYKRRWLRLGPAMLTMCAVTALLSLALPLPLFDGAWKAAALAAVSVVNLVRAGESGAYSDLTGPLSHTWSLGVEEQFYLAWPILFLLLLRHTTARRALAWVAALCVLPLLWRLALWDPTAAHRIYNGPDTRADQLLIGALLAVVLARLRADDPRLASLRRWAGRLCWPALALLALVAWQIPIADTSAWNPVWYTAGFMVAAVLTATVVATLDLLPGSWPSRLLSIGALAWVGRNLSYGMYLWHYPVIRLLSDLGVPDDQLLPMGMVATVAAALASYALVERPLLRRG from the coding sequence ATGAGCACCCCCACCGACCGGAGCACGACGGTCGACGCCGTTGACGCCGTTGACGCCCTTGACGCGTCCATGGAGCGGAGCGCGCAGACTCTGCCCGCGCCGACGGCGGAACCGCGGCGCAGATCCGGCGGCGGGCGGGGTTTCCCGTCGGCGCTGCGTGGTGGTGGGCGGGTGGCGGGGCTGGACGGGCTGCGGACGGTCGCGGTCGTCCTGGTGATCGTGTACCACGTGAAGCCGGACCTGGTACCCGGCGGCTCGGTGGGCGTGGACGTCTTCTTCACCCTCAGCGGCTTCGTCATCACCCGACTGCTGATCGCCGAGTACGCCCGCACCGGCGGCATCCGTCTGCGGTCGTTCTACAAGCGGCGGTGGCTGCGGCTCGGGCCGGCCATGCTGACGATGTGCGCGGTCACCGCGCTCCTCTCACTCGCGCTTCCGCTGCCGCTGTTCGACGGGGCGTGGAAGGCGGCGGCGCTGGCGGCGGTGTCGGTGGTCAACCTCGTACGGGCAGGTGAGTCCGGCGCGTACTCCGACCTCACCGGTCCCCTCAGCCACACCTGGTCCCTGGGTGTGGAGGAGCAGTTCTACCTGGCGTGGCCGATCCTGTTCCTGCTGCTTCTACGGCACACCACGGCACGGAGGGCACTGGCCTGGGTCGCGGCCCTGTGCGTCCTGCCGCTGCTGTGGCGCCTCGCCCTCTGGGACCCCACGGCGGCCCACCGCATCTACAACGGCCCCGACACCCGCGCCGACCAGCTCCTGATCGGCGCACTGCTGGCCGTGGTCCTGGCCCGGCTGCGCGCCGACGATCCCAGGCTGGCGTCGCTCCGCCGCTGGGCGGGACGCCTGTGCTGGCCCGCGTTGGCCCTGCTGGCCCTGGTCGCCTGGCAGATCCCGATCGCCGACACGAGCGCGTGGAACCCCGTCTGGTACACGGCCGGCTTCATGGTCGCCGCCGTACTGACGGCCACGGTGGTGGCGACCCTGGACCTGCTCCCAGGGTCGTGGCCGTCCCGTCTGCTGTCGATCGGGGCGCTGGCCTGGGTCGGCCGCAATCTGAGCTACGGGATGTACCTGTGGCACTACCCCGTCATCCGCCTCCTCTCCGACCTGGGCGTACCCGACGACCAGCTGCTGCCGATGGGCATGGTGGCGACGGTCGCGGCGGCCCTGGCGTCGTACGCGCTGGTGGAACGGCCGCTGCTGCGACGGGGGTGA
- a CDS encoding NUDIX domain-containing protein, whose protein sequence is MTDHHHTPLAPALGSMTVLVAAVIVHDRAAGRVVLLQRGPRAKFGQGLWDLPLGKSEPGEPITDTAVRELYEETGLTVRPEALRVAHVVHGAEGVQAPNGYLTVVFAAHAWTGEPENREPDKHAEVRWVEVDALPQEFVRTSAGALRRYLDGGPLISLAGWG, encoded by the coding sequence ATGACCGACCATCACCACACACCCCTCGCGCCCGCCCTCGGCTCCATGACCGTGCTGGTCGCGGCCGTCATCGTGCACGACCGGGCAGCAGGCCGTGTCGTTCTCCTCCAGCGCGGCCCGCGCGCCAAGTTCGGCCAGGGCCTGTGGGACCTGCCCCTCGGCAAGAGCGAACCCGGCGAACCGATCACCGACACGGCGGTGCGCGAGCTGTACGAGGAGACCGGGCTCACCGTGCGGCCGGAGGCCCTGCGGGTCGCCCACGTCGTCCACGGCGCCGAGGGAGTCCAAGCCCCCAACGGCTACCTCACCGTCGTCTTCGCCGCCCACGCCTGGACCGGCGAGCCGGAGAACCGCGAACCCGACAAGCACGCCGAGGTCCGCTGGGTCGAAGTCGACGCGCTCCCCCAGGAGTTCGTGCGCACGAGTGCGGGCGCGCTGCGTCGCTATCTCGACGGCGGGCCGCTTATTTCACTGGCCGGGTGGGGGTAG
- a CDS encoding pentapeptide repeat-containing protein, which yields MSQEREHPDHRAADLGLRADCGNCFGLCCVALPFAASADFATDKDAGQPCTNLRADFRCGIHTQLRQRGFSGCTVFDCFGAGQKVSQVTFGGQDWRQAPGTARQMFDVFPVMRQLHELLWYLAEALTLPPARPIHGELRRALGKTEHLTGGSAQDLAELDMAAHRGDVNALLLRASELVRAKVTGRRKDKKDRRGADLIGADLKAADLRGANLRGAYLIAADLKGADLRTADLIGADLRDADLSGADLTDSIFLTQSQLDAAKGDPATKLPPALTRPAHW from the coding sequence TTGTCCCAGGAACGCGAACACCCGGATCACCGCGCTGCCGATCTCGGCCTGCGCGCCGACTGCGGCAACTGCTTCGGGCTGTGCTGTGTCGCACTGCCGTTCGCGGCCTCGGCGGACTTCGCGACCGACAAGGACGCCGGGCAGCCCTGCACGAACCTGCGAGCCGACTTCCGCTGCGGCATCCACACACAGCTCCGGCAGCGGGGCTTTTCGGGATGCACCGTCTTCGACTGCTTCGGCGCGGGGCAGAAGGTCTCCCAGGTCACCTTCGGCGGGCAGGACTGGCGGCAGGCCCCGGGCACGGCCCGGCAGATGTTCGACGTGTTTCCCGTCATGCGACAGCTCCACGAACTCCTCTGGTACCTGGCCGAGGCACTCACACTGCCGCCCGCCCGCCCCATCCACGGCGAACTGCGCCGCGCCCTCGGAAAGACCGAACACCTCACCGGCGGCAGCGCCCAGGATCTCGCCGAACTGGACATGGCGGCACACCGGGGCGACGTCAACGCTCTGCTGCTGCGTGCGAGCGAACTCGTACGGGCCAAGGTCACGGGCCGCAGGAAGGACAAGAAGGACCGGCGGGGAGCCGATCTCATCGGCGCCGACCTCAAGGCCGCCGACCTTCGGGGCGCCAACCTCCGCGGCGCCTACCTCATCGCCGCCGATCTCAAGGGCGCCGACCTGAGAACGGCCGACCTGATCGGCGCCGACCTGCGGGACGCCGACCTGAGCGGTGCGGACCTCACCGACAGCATCTTCCTCACCCAGTCCCAACTCGACGCGGCCAAGGGCGACCCCGCCACGAAACTGCCGCCGGCCCTCACCCGCCCCGCGCACTGGTAG
- a CDS encoding GNAT family N-acetyltransferase has product MATTTYEWRGDFDNAYLNSLHAEGFGGRPGTTDWRTRLRRHSLGWVCARDGGSLVGFVNVAWDGGVHAFVLDTVVARSHRSQGIGAMLIATAAQHARAADCEWLHVDFEEHLRSFYFEACGFRPTDAGLIPL; this is encoded by the coding sequence TTGGCGACGACCACGTACGAATGGCGCGGCGACTTCGACAACGCCTACCTCAACTCGCTGCACGCCGAGGGCTTCGGCGGTCGGCCGGGAACCACCGACTGGCGCACACGGCTGCGACGTCACAGCCTCGGCTGGGTCTGTGCCCGGGACGGCGGCTCCCTCGTCGGATTCGTCAACGTCGCCTGGGACGGCGGAGTTCACGCCTTCGTCCTGGACACGGTCGTGGCCCGGAGCCACCGGTCCCAGGGGATCGGCGCCATGCTGATCGCCACCGCCGCACAGCACGCCCGTGCCGCCGACTGCGAGTGGCTGCACGTGGACTTCGAGGAACACCTGCGTTCCTTCTACTTCGAGGCCTGCGGTTTCCGGCCCACAGACGCAGGTCTGATCCCCCTGTAG
- a CDS encoding GNAT family N-acetyltransferase: protein MTDLGPVAWPPTPIRTERLVLRESEPRDRPTFVELLASPEVHTYLGGPRQRDELEREMPGTPERWPGSFVVDLDGAMIGQILLRRATGHSRPAAAGKADLGYLFLPGVWGSGYAAEACAAALDWLADALPGEPVVLTTQTANVGSMRVAAKLGFTEVERFEAWDAEQWLGMRSPVTQSE from the coding sequence ATGACCGATCTCGGACCCGTCGCCTGGCCGCCCACCCCGATCAGGACCGAGAGGCTCGTGCTCCGTGAGTCCGAGCCCCGGGACCGTCCGACGTTCGTCGAGCTGCTCGCCTCGCCGGAGGTGCACACCTACCTCGGTGGCCCCCGGCAGCGTGACGAGCTCGAACGCGAGATGCCCGGGACGCCCGAGCGCTGGCCCGGGAGCTTCGTCGTCGATCTCGACGGGGCGATGATCGGCCAGATCCTGCTCAGGAGGGCAACCGGGCACAGCCGCCCGGCTGCCGCGGGGAAGGCCGATCTCGGCTATCTGTTCCTGCCGGGGGTGTGGGGATCCGGGTACGCAGCCGAGGCGTGCGCGGCGGCGCTCGACTGGCTCGCCGACGCGCTTCCCGGTGAGCCGGTGGTGCTCACCACCCAGACCGCCAACGTCGGCTCGATGCGTGTCGCGGCGAAGCTGGGGTTCACCGAGGTGGAGCGGTTCGAGGCCTGGGACGCCGAGCAGTGGCTCGGTATGCGGTCCCCGGTCACGCAGTCCGAGTGA
- a CDS encoding SDR family oxidoreductase — MTTPADEPRPDHTPAPPTTRPLALVTGVGRTVGIGAGIARRLAASGWDIAFTYWTPYDTRMSWGIESGATEAITRSLAELGAASTAIEADLADPDTPAHVFDEAGRRMAGAGASAGATALVMCHCESVDSGLLDTTLESFDRHFAVNARATWLLIREFGRRFTAIPGTGRIIALTSDHTVGNLPYGASKGALDRITLAAAHELSHLGVTANVINPGPVDTGWMSDEDRANTVRHTPLARLGTPQDTAHLVDFLCSAEGQWVNGQLLKSNGGLG; from the coding sequence GTGACGACGCCTGCCGATGAGCCCCGCCCCGACCACACTCCGGCCCCTCCCACCACCCGCCCGCTCGCCCTGGTCACCGGAGTGGGCCGCACCGTCGGGATCGGTGCCGGGATCGCCCGCAGGCTGGCGGCGTCGGGCTGGGACATCGCCTTCACCTACTGGACGCCCTACGACACACGCATGTCCTGGGGGATCGAGTCCGGCGCGACCGAGGCGATCACCCGGTCCCTGGCCGAGCTGGGCGCCGCGAGCACGGCGATCGAGGCGGACCTCGCCGACCCGGACACCCCGGCCCACGTCTTCGACGAGGCCGGGCGCCGGATGGCCGGTGCCGGTGCGAGTGCCGGTGCCACCGCCCTGGTGATGTGCCACTGCGAGTCGGTCGACTCGGGCCTGCTCGACACGACCCTGGAGAGCTTCGACCGCCACTTCGCCGTCAACGCACGCGCGACCTGGCTGCTGATCCGGGAGTTCGGCCGCCGCTTCACGGCGATCCCGGGAACCGGCCGGATCATCGCCCTCACCAGCGACCACACGGTGGGCAACCTGCCGTACGGAGCGAGCAAGGGGGCGCTGGACCGCATCACTCTGGCGGCGGCCCACGAACTCTCACACCTCGGGGTGACCGCCAATGTCATCAACCCCGGCCCGGTGGACACCGGTTGGATGTCCGACGAGGACCGGGCGAACACCGTCCGCCACACCCCGCTGGCCCGCCTGGGCACCCCGCAGGACACGGCCCACCTCGTCGACTTCCTGTGCTCGGCGGAGGGGCAGTGGGTCAACGGGCAGCTGCTGAAGAGCAACGGGGGCCTTGGGTAA
- a CDS encoding SIS domain-containing protein has product MSVESVSAQGFARESRAVLDRITGSEAVQESVTRAAALIADCIRADGVIQAFGTGHSQALVLELAGRAGGLVPTNRLSMADLVLYGGDDPSALDDPLLERKPGIAERLYDLASPHPSDLFVIISNSGVNNVIVEMALRAKERGHRILAITSLTHTRTVPAGHTSGKKLADIADVVLDNAAPTGDALLELPGGGAVCALSTLTGVMLVQMAVAETAALLIAAGERPPVYVSANVPGGFEGNLGLERHYGDRIRRPAS; this is encoded by the coding sequence GTGTCCGTCGAGTCCGTCAGTGCGCAGGGGTTCGCGCGCGAGAGCCGGGCCGTTCTCGACCGCATCACCGGGTCGGAGGCGGTCCAGGAGTCGGTGACCCGCGCCGCCGCCCTGATCGCGGACTGCATCCGCGCGGACGGTGTGATCCAGGCCTTCGGTACGGGCCACTCCCAGGCCCTCGTCCTGGAACTGGCGGGCCGGGCCGGCGGCCTCGTCCCCACCAACCGCCTCAGCATGGCCGACCTCGTCCTCTACGGCGGTGACGACCCCAGCGCCCTCGACGACCCGCTCCTGGAACGCAAGCCGGGCATCGCCGAGCGTCTGTACGACCTCGCCTCGCCGCACCCCTCCGACCTGTTCGTGATCATCTCCAACTCGGGTGTCAACAACGTCATCGTCGAGATGGCCCTCCGGGCGAAGGAGCGCGGCCACAGGATCCTCGCGATCACCTCCCTCACCCACACCCGCACGGTCCCGGCGGGCCACACCAGCGGCAAGAAGCTGGCCGACATCGCGGACGTGGTGCTGGACAACGCGGCCCCCACGGGCGACGCCCTGCTGGAGCTGCCGGGCGGGGGCGCGGTGTGCGCCCTGTCGACGCTGACCGGCGTGATGCTGGTGCAGATGGCGGTGGCGGAGACGGCGGCGCTGCTGATCGCGGCGGGCGAGCGTCCGCCGGTGTACGTGTCGGCGAACGTGCCCGGAGGGTTCGAGGGGAACCTGGGTCTGGAGCGGCACTACGGGGATCGGATTCGGCGGCCGGCGAGCTGA
- a CDS encoding MurR/RpiR family transcriptional regulator yields MPSTDVTTLIRTELPRLAGSLRKVGELILEDPAAVTHCSAAELGRRTGTSQATVTRFCRAIGLDSYQHLLIELAQERGRGEVSDWGTAEIGPDISPDDSLERVVQVVGSADLRAIQQTIDRIDLDSIERAGQAAARARRIDVYGVGGSGAVAQETETRLFRIGCAVRGWTEVHAALTSAALLTPADVAIGISHSGSTRETIEPFELAKQRGATTVAITADPKSPLARAADVRLISSSSETSFRTESIGARHSVLVLIDCLYVRVAQLSYQRASASLALTDHIAREHAVKSRRTR; encoded by the coding sequence ATGCCCTCGACCGACGTCACCACCCTCATCCGTACGGAGCTGCCGCGCCTCGCCGGCTCCCTGCGGAAGGTGGGTGAGCTGATCCTTGAGGACCCCGCCGCCGTCACCCACTGCTCCGCCGCCGAGCTGGGCCGCCGCACCGGCACCTCCCAGGCCACGGTCACCCGGTTCTGCCGTGCCATCGGCCTCGACTCCTACCAGCATCTCCTCATCGAGCTGGCCCAGGAGCGCGGTCGCGGCGAGGTCTCCGACTGGGGCACCGCCGAGATCGGGCCGGACATCTCCCCCGACGACAGCCTGGAGCGGGTCGTCCAGGTCGTCGGCAGCGCAGATCTCCGCGCCATCCAGCAGACCATCGACCGTATCGACCTCGACTCCATCGAGCGCGCCGGCCAGGCCGCCGCCCGCGCCCGCCGCATCGACGTGTACGGCGTCGGCGGCAGCGGAGCCGTCGCCCAGGAGACCGAGACGCGGCTCTTCCGCATCGGCTGCGCGGTGCGCGGCTGGACCGAGGTGCACGCCGCCCTGACCTCGGCCGCCCTCCTCACCCCCGCCGACGTCGCCATCGGCATCTCGCACTCCGGCTCCACCCGCGAGACCATCGAACCCTTCGAACTGGCCAAACAGCGCGGCGCGACCACCGTGGCCATCACCGCCGACCCGAAGTCCCCGCTGGCCCGCGCGGCCGACGTACGGCTCATCTCCTCCTCCTCGGAGACCAGTTTCCGCACCGAGAGCATCGGCGCCCGCCACTCCGTGCTCGTCCTCATCGACTGCCTGTACGTCCGCGTCGCCCAGCTCTCCTACCAGCGCGCCAGCGCCTCCCTCGCCCTCACCGACCACATCGCCAGGGAGCACGCGGTGAAGTCCCGCCGCACACGCTGA
- a CDS encoding extracellular solute-binding protein: MRARRLTGSLSCLVVLTLTAAGCGLSGGSDDSGGATAGGCSVDKGNVGSGKLTGDVKGTITFQTTNLKKDFGDFFNGVIADFQKAHPGTKVKWIDDPGDNTFTSRTVADAQACTMADVINVNAPTATALTKAGYLLDIGTKDPDSSKPFVPSFWKTATFADASGKSIHTTLPWYTGGVLLTYNKDLLEKAGIDPAKPPTSIFGLFADYEKVAKASDGKYFATMANPIWRIPADFDQMGIKVLSNDGKSAVFGDDPRTTQWVEWMAKLYKEGAMPKDSLSSSNDPSTLYSQGKVAYGSTNPSFVRFVKQNSPSVYARTAVGQQPYDALGVASAGAPQYISVAATSKHAATALSFAEFLTNAENQTAWCKDPAVVIFPTTTESLNDPFFQNVTGTDPFSQARKLVADQLKTASTNQTNLSPAVQNAIVSQVQLAMQGKKSAADAVKDAQEKSNELLKQGS; the protein is encoded by the coding sequence ATGCGCGCAAGAAGACTGACCGGGTCCCTGTCCTGTCTCGTCGTACTGACGTTGACGGCCGCCGGATGCGGCCTCTCCGGAGGCTCCGACGACAGCGGCGGCGCCACCGCCGGTGGCTGCTCGGTCGACAAGGGCAACGTCGGGTCGGGGAAGCTGACCGGCGACGTCAAGGGCACGATCACCTTCCAGACCACCAACCTGAAGAAAGACTTCGGCGACTTCTTCAACGGGGTGATCGCCGACTTCCAGAAGGCCCACCCCGGCACCAAGGTCAAGTGGATCGACGACCCCGGCGACAACACCTTCACCAGCCGGACCGTCGCCGACGCCCAGGCCTGCACGATGGCCGACGTCATCAACGTCAACGCGCCGACGGCGACCGCCCTCACCAAGGCCGGCTACCTGCTCGACATCGGCACCAAGGACCCGGACTCGTCCAAGCCCTTCGTCCCGTCGTTCTGGAAGACCGCCACCTTCGCGGACGCCTCCGGCAAGTCGATCCACACCACGCTGCCCTGGTACACCGGCGGCGTCCTGCTGACGTACAACAAGGACCTGCTGGAGAAGGCCGGCATCGACCCGGCCAAGCCTCCGACGAGCATCTTCGGGCTCTTCGCCGACTACGAGAAGGTCGCCAAGGCCTCCGACGGCAAGTACTTCGCGACGATGGCCAACCCGATCTGGCGCATCCCGGCCGACTTCGACCAGATGGGCATCAAGGTCCTCTCCAACGACGGCAAGTCCGCCGTCTTCGGCGACGACCCGCGCACCACCCAGTGGGTGGAGTGGATGGCGAAGCTGTACAAGGAGGGCGCGATGCCGAAGGACTCGCTGTCCTCCAGCAACGACCCGTCCACGCTCTACAGCCAGGGCAAGGTGGCCTACGGTTCGACGAACCCGAGCTTCGTGCGGTTCGTCAAGCAGAACAGCCCGTCGGTCTACGCCAGGACGGCCGTCGGCCAGCAGCCCTACGACGCCCTCGGCGTCGCCTCCGCCGGCGCCCCGCAGTACATCTCGGTCGCCGCGACCAGCAAGCACGCGGCCACCGCGCTGTCGTTCGCGGAGTTCCTCACCAACGCCGAGAACCAGACGGCCTGGTGCAAGGACCCGGCCGTGGTGATCTTCCCGACCACCACCGAGTCGCTGAACGACCCGTTCTTCCAGAACGTCACCGGCACCGACCCGTTCTCCCAGGCCCGCAAGCTCGTCGCCGACCAGCTCAAGACGGCCTCCACCAACCAGACCAACCTCTCCCCGGCCGTGCAGAACGCCATCGTGTCCCAGGTGCAGCTGGCCATGCAGGGCAAGAAGAGCGCGGCGGACGCCGTGAAGGACGCCCAGGAGAAGTCCAACGAGCTGCTGAAGCAGGGCAGCTGA